Genomic segment of Sinorhizobium meliloti:
CATCTTCGTCATCGGCTTCACCATGGGTGGCCTCAACTATGTCGTGACGGTTCTCCAGGGCCGCGCACGCGGCATGACGCTGATGCGGCTGCCGCTGACCGTCTGGGGCATATTCACCGCGACGGTGATGGCGCTGCTTGCCTTCCCTGCCCTTTTCGTCGCCTGCGTCATGATGCTCTTCGACCGGCTGCTCGGCACGAGTTTCTTCATGCCGGCCATCGTCGAAATGGGCGAGCAGCTGCAATATGGCGGCGGCAGCCCGATTCTCTTCCAGCACCTGTTCTGGTTCTTCGGCCACCCCGAAGTCTACATCGTCGCGCTGCCCGCCTTCGGCATCGTCTCCGATCTCATCAGCACCCATGCCCGCAAGAACATCTTCGGCTACCGCATGATGGTCTGGGCGATCGTCATCATCGGCGGCCTCTCCTTCATCGTCTGGGCGCACCACATGTATGTCAGCGGCATGAACCCGTATTTCGGCTTCTTCTTCGCCACGACCACGCTGATCATCGCGGTGCCGACGGCGATCAAGGTCTATAACTGGGTCCTCACCCTCTGGCGCGGCAATATCCATCTGACCCTGCCGATGCTCTTCGCCCTCGCCTTCATCGTCACCTTCGTCAACGGCGGGCTGACGGGTCTCTTCCTCGGCAATGTCGTCGTCGACGTGCCGCTCTCCGACACGATGTTCGTCGTCGCGCATTTCCATATGGTCATGGGCGTGGCGCCGATCATGGTGATCTTCGGCGCCATCTATCACTGGTATCCGAAGATCACCGGGCGCATGCTCAACGAGGCGATGGGCCAGATCCATTTCTGGGTCACCTTCATCGGCGCCTACGCCATCTTCTTTCCGATGCATTATCTCGGCCTCATCGGCGTCCCGCGCCGCTATCACGAGCTCGGCGAGGCAGCTTTCGTGACGGCTTCGATCGCCGAGCTCAACGCCTTCATCAGCATCATGGCGTTTCTCGTCGGCGCTGCGCAGATCCTGTTCCTCTTTAATCTCGCCTGGAGCCTGCGCCATGGCCGGGAGGCCGGG
This window contains:
- the ctaD gene encoding cytochrome c oxidase subunit I; this translates as MMVDVRSGIGEALPPPEVEDVELYHPHSWWTRYVFSQDAKIIAIQYGTTAIAIGMVALVLSWLIRLQLGFPGTFELIDAERYYQFITMHGMIMVIYLLTALFLGGFGNYLIPLMVGARDMVFPYANMLSYWIYLLAVIVLAASFFTPGGPTGAGWTLYPPQAVLSGTPGGRDWGIVMMLSSLIIFVIGFTMGGLNYVVTVLQGRARGMTLMRLPLTVWGIFTATVMALLAFPALFVACVMMLFDRLLGTSFFMPAIVEMGEQLQYGGGSPILFQHLFWFFGHPEVYIVALPAFGIVSDLISTHARKNIFGYRMMVWAIVIIGGLSFIVWAHHMYVSGMNPYFGFFFATTTLIIAVPTAIKVYNWVLTLWRGNIHLTLPMLFALAFIVTFVNGGLTGLFLGNVVVDVPLSDTMFVVAHFHMVMGVAPIMVIFGAIYHWYPKITGRMLNEAMGQIHFWVTFIGAYAIFFPMHYLGLIGVPRRYHELGEAAFVTASIAELNAFISIMAFLVGAAQILFLFNLAWSLRHGREAGGNPWRATTLEWQTPETPPPHGNWGDELPVVYRWAYDYSVPGAPEDFIPQNQPTPGRLSHETVS